The proteins below come from a single Gossypium raimondii isolate GPD5lz chromosome 2, ASM2569854v1, whole genome shotgun sequence genomic window:
- the LOC105788778 gene encoding serine/threonine-protein phosphatase PP1 isozyme 2 — translation MGSVTMDPAVLDNIICRLLEFKQGRTGGKQVQLMEGEIHQLCTVAREILIQQPTLLELEAPIKICGDIHGQYVDLLRIFEYGGFPPSVNYLFLGDYVDRGKQSLETICLLLAYKIKYPDNLFLLRGNHECASINRIYGFYDECKRRFNVKVWRIFTECFNCLPVAALIDDKILCMHGGLSPDLTNLDQIRALTRPTDVPDTGLLCDLLWSDPGRDIKGWGMSDRGVSFTFGPDRVSDFLMKNDLDLICRAHQVVEDGYEFFADRQLVTIFSAPNYCGEFDNAGAMMSVDESLMCSFQILKPADKRPGFS, via the exons atgGGATCTGTTACAATGGACCCTGCCGTTTTGGATAATATAATATGTCGTTTATTGGAGTTTAAGCAGGGAAGGACAGGGGGCAAGCAAGTGCAGCTGATGGAAGGTGAGATCCATCAGCTTTGCACTGTTGCAAGGGAAATATTGATTCAGCAGCCTACTCTTCTTGAACTTGAAGCTCCCATTAAGATATGTG gTGACATTCACGGGCAGTATGTTGATCTTCTGCGGATTTTTGAGTATGGAGGTTTCCCTCCCagtgttaattatttattcctGGGGGACTATGTTGATCGTGGCAAGCAGAGTCTAGAAACTATATGCCTTTTGCTGGCCTATAAGATCAAATATCCTGATAACTTGTTTCTTTTGCGAGGGAATCATGAATGTGCTTCTATTAATCGGATTTATGGATTTTATGATGAATGCAAACGAAGGTTCAATGTGAAAGTTTGGAGAATCTTTACCGAGTGTTTTAACTGTCTTCCTGTGGCTGCTCTAATAGATGACAAAATTTTGTGTATGCATGGTGGCCTTTCCCCTGATCTAACAAATTTGGATCAGATAAGGGCCTTAACCCGTCCAACTGATGTTCCTGATACTGGTTTGCTTTGTGATTTACTTTGGTCAGATCCTGGTAGGGATATCAAAGGCTGGGGCATGAGTGATCGAGGAGTCTCGTTCACATTTGGCCCAGATAGAGTCTCTGACTTCTTAATGAAAAATGATCTGGACCTCATTTGCCGTGCCCATCAGGTTGTTGAAGATGGTTATGAGTTCTTTGCTGACAGACAGCTTGTTACAATATTTTCCGCTCCCAACTACTGTGGTGAATTTGATAATGCTGGTGCAATGATGAGTGTTGATGAAAGCCTAATGTGTTCTTTCCAAATTCTTAAGCCTGCTGATAAAAGACCCGGGTTCAGTTGA